CATCCTCGGGCTGGAGGATACAAGCACAGGCAAGGCATGAACAGCGACAGGAGACTCATGGCCGCCCAGCGAGCACAGCAGGAACCAGGCCCACAGGAGCAGGGCTCGTCAGCACAGTTGTCTTCATCATCAGTGGAACAATGGTAGAAGATGCCCTTCACACAGCAGAGGCATGTGCTGTAGTCAAGGAGGCTCTCGGGAGAGCAGAGGCAACGCTGCTTGCAGAGCCAGCAGGAGGGCAGGGTGCGTGTGGCCGTGCAGCGGATGCACTTACAACGACCACACTCTTCGCAGATGAAGAGGTGCCCACCGGTGTGGAGGGACAGCTTCTCTGCCGCACCTTTCTGAGACTCCTCCACCTTCAAAGCTCCTGCTTGAGGCTGGGTACAGATGAGGGAGTGATCTGAGGGCGATGGAGTGATGCTGGTCAGAAGCCTTTGGTCGGAGGTGATGGTGGTGTGGGAGATGGAACTGGCAAGGCTGGGTTGGCTCAGATGCTGCGGCAACAGCTGGAGCTGGTGGCACTGGCTGAGGCTTCGGGGCAAATCCGAAGGTATGGTAGACAGGGACCAATCGGACTTGTGAGCCTGCTGGGCGAGGGAAGAGCTGGAGAGGGTCTGATGGCAGGAGATGGCAGGTCGCTCCACATACTCATTGCTGACGTGAATGGAGCAGAGTTGCTCGATGGGCAGGGTCTGAGG
The DNA window shown above is from Gracilinanus agilis isolate LMUSP501 unplaced genomic scaffold, AgileGrace unplaced_scaffold2737, whole genome shotgun sequence and carries:
- the SPRY3 gene encoding protein sprouty homolog 3; protein product: MDAPITDDFPQTLPIEQLCSIHVSNEYVERPAISCHQTLSSSSLAQQAHKSDWSLSTIPSDLPRSLSQCHQLQLLPQHLSQPSLASSISHTTITSDQRLLTSITPSPSDHSLICTQPQAGALKVEESQKGAAEKLSLHTGGHLFICEECGRCKCIRCTATRTLPSCWLCKQRCLCSPESLLDYSTCLCCVKGIFYHCSTDDEDNCADEPCSCGPGSCCARWAAMSLLSLFMPCLCLYPPARGCLKLCQQGYDGLRRPGCRCKSHTNTVCRKISSSSGAAFPRSMEKPV